A portion of the Candidatus Scalindua japonica genome contains these proteins:
- a CDS encoding class I SAM-dependent methyltransferase, producing MKMILISTITLSLLFFCFGQIVCAGEDDRNRWNKRYNSREYIYGKEPLKFLKDKLDILVRGKALVLAMGEGRNAVFLAGNGFAVDGCDISDKAVEKARLFARESGVTLNAFAADLEEYKIPSDKYDLITCFYYTQKDLIPQIKEGLRKGGMVMFETYSIDQMKYGKDAPGPKNPAYLLKHNELLNSFRDFRILFYREGEIAENKSVVSLIAQKK from the coding sequence ATGAAAATGATATTAATTTCCACAATAACCCTCTCTCTCTTATTCTTCTGTTTTGGACAGATTGTTTGTGCCGGTGAAGATGACAGGAATAGATGGAACAAACGTTACAACTCCAGAGAGTATATCTATGGTAAAGAACCGTTAAAGTTTCTTAAAGATAAGTTGGACATTCTGGTGAGAGGCAAGGCCCTGGTACTGGCTATGGGAGAAGGGAGAAACGCTGTATTTCTTGCCGGAAACGGTTTTGCTGTTGACGGTTGTGATATTTCAGATAAAGCAGTTGAGAAAGCCAGGCTTTTCGCTCGGGAAAGTGGTGTGACGCTGAACGCATTTGCAGCTGATCTGGAGGAATATAAAATCCCCTCTGATAAGTATGATCTCATTACCTGTTTTTATTATACACAGAAAGACCTTATCCCCCAGATCAAGGAGGGCCTTAGAAAGGGTGGTATGGTTATGTTTGAGACATACTCTATTGATCAGATGAAATATGGAAAAGACGCGCCCGGACCCAAAAATCCGGCATATCTACTGAAGCACAATGAACTTCTCAATTCTTTCAGAGATTTCCGTATTCTTTTTTATAGAGAAGGTGAGATAGCAGAGAATAAGTCAGTGGTGAGTTTGATAGCACAGAAGAAATGA
- a CDS encoding PEGA domain-containing protein produces MMKTVRSINFLVLIAVLFAFSGCVTRSITVKTNPSNALVYIDDQLIGESPVTIPFTYYGTRKIMIVRKDENGALTHERKIVFEETKAPYYEIFPLDFFSELLWPRKLKDDKVFSYNLAELKPLSMKEKQASVLKNAEELRKRVNVPEF; encoded by the coding sequence ATGATGAAAACGGTACGATCTATCAATTTCCTGGTCCTCATCGCTGTTCTTTTTGCCTTTTCCGGCTGTGTAACCAGATCAATAACGGTTAAGACAAATCCCAGCAATGCTCTGGTATATATTGATGATCAGCTTATCGGCGAAAGTCCCGTTACGATACCGTTTACATATTATGGCACCAGAAAAATAATGATAGTGAGAAAGGATGAGAACGGGGCGCTTACCCACGAACGCAAAATAGTATTTGAAGAGACAAAGGCGCCTTATTACGAAATATTTCCTCTGGATTTCTTCTCCGAATTATTGTGGCCACGCAAACTTAAAGATGACAAGGTTTTTAGTTATAATCTGGCCGAATTAAAGCCATTATCTATGAAAGAGAAACAGGCAAGTGTATTAAAAAATGCTGAAGAGTTAAGGAAAAGAGTTAACGTACCGGAGTTCTAG
- the guaB gene encoding IMP dehydrogenase: MPENGFSAEEFFGDGGGMTYSDFILLPGYIGFSIEDVDLETNLTRNIRIKRPLVSSPMDTVTESKMAIYMALLGGIGVIHYNNTIEEQAAEVRLVKRFENGFITDPVTLSPEDTILDVDNIKKTYGFSGIPITEDGTLKTKLTGIVTRRDIDFELDRTKKLRDVMVDRLITATAGITLAEGNKILKESKKGKLPLIDKEGRLVSLMSRSDLLKNKDFPLASKNKEKQLLVGAAISTRDEDKERLKELVDAGVDVIVIDASQGDSIYQHNMIEYIKNNYPEIDVIGGNVVTARQCKSLIDKGVDALRIGMGAGSICITQDTMAVGRAQGSAVYHCAKFAREYAGIPVIADGGVANIGYIVKALSLGASDVMLGALLAGTNEAPGDYYYEGGVRLKKYRGMASLEAMDKGGDKRYYSNDDKIKIAQGVSGTVVDKGSVAHFGEYIIKSLLHAMQTIGYKTIKDLHNAIYDGSLAFEARSPSAQGEGAVHDLHSYTAPEAALFYPRDRKRG; this comes from the coding sequence ATGCCAGAAAATGGATTTAGCGCGGAAGAGTTCTTTGGCGACGGCGGAGGTATGACATATAGTGATTTTATACTGCTGCCCGGCTATATAGGTTTTTCTATAGAAGATGTTGATCTGGAAACGAACCTTACAAGGAATATCAGGATAAAGAGACCGCTTGTCAGCTCTCCGATGGATACTGTTACGGAGTCAAAAATGGCCATCTATATGGCCCTCCTGGGTGGAATCGGAGTAATACATTACAATAACACAATTGAAGAGCAGGCTGCGGAAGTCAGATTGGTAAAAAGGTTTGAAAACGGTTTCATTACCGATCCTGTAACGCTCAGTCCGGAAGACACAATTTTAGATGTAGATAACATAAAAAAAACATACGGATTTTCCGGGATACCAATAACCGAAGACGGGACATTAAAAACAAAATTAACAGGTATCGTTACACGGAGGGATATAGATTTTGAATTAGATAGAACAAAAAAACTACGTGATGTTATGGTTGACCGGCTTATTACGGCAACTGCGGGTATTACTCTTGCGGAAGGGAATAAAATACTTAAGGAGTCAAAAAAAGGCAAGTTGCCTCTGATAGATAAAGAAGGACGTCTGGTGTCCTTAATGAGCAGGTCTGATTTGTTAAAAAATAAGGATTTTCCTCTGGCTTCAAAAAACAAAGAAAAACAGTTGCTGGTAGGAGCGGCGATTTCAACACGAGATGAAGACAAGGAAAGACTGAAAGAGTTAGTAGATGCCGGAGTGGATGTAATAGTGATTGACGCATCTCAGGGTGATTCAATTTACCAGCACAATATGATAGAGTATATAAAGAATAATTATCCTGAAATAGATGTTATAGGCGGAAACGTTGTAACGGCCAGGCAATGTAAATCACTCATTGATAAGGGTGTAGATGCGCTTCGGATAGGCATGGGAGCAGGTTCTATCTGCATTACACAGGATACCATGGCCGTAGGGAGAGCACAGGGGTCTGCGGTCTATCACTGCGCAAAGTTTGCGAGAGAGTATGCGGGAATACCGGTAATAGCGGATGGAGGAGTTGCAAATATAGGATACATAGTTAAAGCGCTGTCATTGGGAGCAAGTGACGTAATGCTTGGCGCATTGCTTGCCGGTACGAATGAGGCTCCGGGTGACTACTATTATGAAGGTGGTGTCAGGTTAAAAAAATATCGAGGTATGGCATCTTTAGAGGCGATGGATAAAGGTGGTGACAAGAGATATTATTCAAATGATGATAAAATAAAAATTGCTCAGGGAGTGTCTGGTACTGTAGTTGATAAAGGCTCAGTTGCTCATTTTGGGGAGTATATTATCAAAAGCTTATTGCATGCTATGCAGACAATTGGTTACAAGACAATAAAGGACCTGCATAACGCGATTTATGACGGTTCTCTAGCTTTTGAAGCCAGGTCACCTTCCGCTCAGGGGGAAGGGGCGGTCCATGACCTGCATTCATATACCGCGCCAGAAGCGGCGCTCTTTTATCCTCGTGATAGAAAAAGGGGATAG